Within Coffea arabica cultivar ET-39 chromosome 4e, Coffea Arabica ET-39 HiFi, whole genome shotgun sequence, the genomic segment CGGCCCGCCCTACATCGGCAGAATTCGGACAAGGGGCAGGACGAACCGCGTAACTTTATTTGCATACGGCGTAATTTTGTTTGCACAACATATAATTTTAGTACAAAATTTTGTGGGTCCTATACACGTTGTGAACAAGAAGTGATCTGGACcgcacatttttttttcccaaaatttgGCCGTGAATAGCTCAGGAGCAATGCAATGTCTGACAGATCAAAAGTAGCAATGCAAGGCTACTTGAATCACTTTCTTGGGAACATGGATATAGTGATTGtataggagtttatttggataatttatttgaaataattattatagcatttttttaatatgatgtatgtgagataaaaaagtgattgaaatttgtaaagcaaattattttatttgaaatcatttcaatccaaacaaagtgaATTCCGGGAGGTATGCAAAGTCTTACGCtagaatttttgttttagatttGCTTGTAAGATAGTGTAGGAACTTTTGATACAATCTAATAATTAGCAcactttgttttctttaatgttcATATTTTCATCCTTAGAATTTAGCAACTAACAGAATAGAGTAGTGTTTTCTATGCATGTGTGCTTGCACCAAGAGCATGAGTCAGTAGCTTGACCCGGTAAATGAAATTTGAGGCGTCCACCTTTTGTTTGCGGCGTCTACTTTTCTTCAATTCATTTGCGgcgtcaaattttttttttttattttcctgatTTGCGGCCTCAATGTTTCTTTTAACGCAGATTgcggccaaaaaaaaaaaaatttttagtgaaaaagcaattttttaaaaatttgaacagtgtattttttttaaagtaaaactGCAGATATCAATTGCGGCGATAGTTTTCCTACCATCCATTCTACCTAACCATCTAAAGAACGGTTGTAACTATGGctctaattattttttttaataaaaaaaaagcactgaagcctattattaattttttataaaaaaattattttcctgactgtcaatttttttttatttttttaagggttACATTGTTTATATTAAGGGTTACATTGTGAGGGCTTGGAAATTATGGTTTCATGTTAGGTAAAATGTTAAACGCTAAATCTTGATTAAGCCTaatttattatcattattacaTTCTATGAATATTGTTCAATgctatattatttattattatttaaattaacattaacattaaaaatttcaaaaatatgacTTAGTCAAATTTTATTAGTAATTTAAGAGCAATTTGATTatcatctaaatttataaaattaacaaaattctaatattatatattaaatttttgatAATTCTGGTTTATAATAGAATTTTAGTAATACGATTtaggaattttgattttaaaattaGGGTGAAAAGGTTACACTGTGAGGGCttgaaaattagggtttcatgtaaAATGTTAAACTCTAAACCCTAATTAAGCAAGGTTTTCTGAAAAAAATTACTTTCGTCGCGGTTatgttttattaaaaaaataaaagaaatgtatCGCTTTTCATGACATGAGTGGCGacgtggaaaaaaaaaagataaaaaacttTGGAAAGAAGATAAGTTCCTTCGCCGCTCATGAATGGAAAAAAGATAAATTCCTGAAATGAGCGGCGAAGcttttgtaaaatttttaaaaaaagtcaCCGCTCATGTGATGGGCGGCGAagctattgaaaaaaaaaaaaactaaagcaaccccaaaataaatgaaaattaaaagtatttttattaGAAGCCGCACGTTAATGATGCGGCGACCCCTAATTCCGAACCCATCTTCCAAGGACACCAATTTTCTGACAATTTTCAATTATGACAATATTCGGAGAAATTATCCCAATATAAGTTGGTTTAATTTGATAAATATAGGTCACTttcttttttataaaatatcgtGAGTCTCATTTTCGATGGGAGGTCTCAGTGACCTATAGTTCGTATTGAACTTTTTTCTACCggaaaaaaagggataatttcagaaacctcccttgaggtttgatGAAATATCATCTAGCTCCCctaaacttttcaaaatctcacttaGCACCCTTGAAGTGATAGTAGGGCCATATACTAATATCAAAGGTGATAAATTGTTAAAAATACcctcatatttaaattttctgaacttgtttttctttctttaaatttcctacttttctttaacaatgtctatacatacatacatacatacatacatatatatgtatgtataattGAATTGCAAATATTAATGAAATATAGGATTTAATCAATGAAATATTCGATGCATTTGGAGAAGAATAGCTACaggttctttttattttttcccttttttggtatttcacaaatttatttatttattcctatTCATGTAGAGCGCAAGAGAAATAAAGTAATTGAAACTCtaaattgtttttcaaattctgactttttctataataaattttcatatttcacacccataaaaaaagtctatttattttgagtaaattttttgtatgatattgaagttgaatttcatctattactaagtttttttttgttcaaatatATGATTTTACATACTAATTACCTTCAATACTATGAAGGGTTCTATTTGtagaaatggtttaaaaaatagtAATTGCTTTTACTATTTCTTCCTACTGTAGAAGTGACTATTGGCTGTAACATAAAATCTTATCAATTTTCATCTCCTCATTTTTAAGATGATTCCAATTTAATACTTTTTTCCTTGGTTTGTAAAATGGTCATTTTTTTTATAGTCTAAGGGTATTAAAGGCACTAAAATAATCTCTCTCCTCAAACATGaatttttaatattacttttggttagAAGGGCTTCCAATGTTATCAAAATATCAATTCAAGGGGTGCTaagtgaaattttaaaaatcttaAGGGAGCTAGGTGATATTTCataaaatctcaggggaggtttatgaaattatcccaaaaaaaaagttaagagTTATCGTAATGAAAATTAAATTTCGTTGCTGATGTGTGAGCTAAGTAGTCTATGGTCCACTCAAActtttttctacccaaaagaGGTTACTATGTTGGGAAAGTGGGAACAAGCTCAGTGGCCACCATTAAAGTTAATGGGGTGGAAGGTCAAGGAATCAAATCTCTTGTCTTCTACTGTTGATCACAAAAATGTAGCAGGCCACATAAAGTGGCTTTCAAAATGAGTGCACTCATTTGGGTTGATAAATGGTTCAATCCCTCCCATTTTCTTTGGATCTTTTCAGATTCCTGCCTGTAGTATAGAATAATTGCATGTCTATagtatcgacaaaaaaaaaaaaaaaaagtgatggaAAAGTGGGGCCAGCATTATGTCATTTCTTTAACGGGACCCTCCCAAGGAAATGACGCTCTTGGATCTAATTTCTTGCTTTACTTTTACAGACTTGCACCGCTTTAGCTCAAAAAAGCCACCTGCACCACAATTCCACAGACGGAGCCTTCATTGCCGGTAGATCTCGCTTCCAAGTCTCAACTTCTGTAGGGAGTGAAAATTGAAAGTGCAGCATgagaagggttttttttttttttgggtaaatatTTACTAGTGAAATTTTAGTGAAAAAGCTGATAAAGAGTAATTGAGTCTGAAGCACGATAACCGCCTTTGGCGGGGTGGTTTCTTTTTCTGGGCTTTGTGAGTGGGCCCTCTATGGCTTAGTGGAAGAAGTGAAGAACCGCCATAGTCGAGAATCTTACCTGGAAAAATGGAACCAAAAAAAAGAACCGACTCTTGAACTTCCCCAGCCTTCACATTCTTGGTCAAGATCACCGTACCCAGAAGTTCAAGTAAGTTTATGGCTACAaaccctttttgttttgttgaaattttggtggTGGTGTTTGCAAAATGTTCGTGCACTCTTTTTTTGCTTAGACTAGCATTTTTCGTCTTCTTTGTGGTacatttttggtttgtttttGCAACCCATTTCCTGTTACTCTGTGTCTTCTACGTTTTCCAGTAATTTTTCTTGGGAAATTTCTTTTGCTCTGCAAttttaactttcttggttataaGTTGGCATTTTTTGTAGTTGTTGTTTCTGGGTCTTTGGGCATTTTCACACTAGTTACTTCCTTGGtccatttttttgttattttacaACCTTTTTCTTATTCCTCTGTATTATTGCCTTTTTCCTGTAATTTTTCTTGGGAAATTTCGTTTTTTGCTCTGCAGTTTTCTTGTTTGTAACTTGTAAGTTGCTCCCAgtaaaattttctgattttggcTTTtcgtttttttccctttttctgggTCCCTGTAGTTCTTTGTCTTCTTGGTTATAATCATTAGTGATTCCTTGGTCCCTGTAGTTGGTTTCAATTTTGCTTGTTTCCAGAATAATACGTACCATGTTGATTGAAAAGTCATTTTAGTGTTTGTGGCAGTCAATTTGTCTTGATAGTTTTTTGAATTTGTGTGTGACTACGTGTTTAATCAGAATTATGAGAATCCAACCTTGGTCCTAATTTGtggaaaatttttggaaactgAAAACTAGTCAAAATGTCCTATCTTGGAACAGAGAAAGAGAAGGCTCTcagcttcttttctttttactaatgctctttatttcttttccaatttgGATGACGGAATTTGGGATTGTCTTGTTTATTTTTTGGGGCTGGGGGATTTTTTCGCCTGCCCCCCGcatggggggggggggtgttagGTTGTAGGATAGTTTAAGATTCTTAGTGTGGTCTTCTTGAAATTTAACAGGATAAATGGTTTGATTTTTCACTTTGTGAGAATTTTGTGGCCTGAGATTAATGGGATACTGGTTGGTAAAGTCCtgattttgcatttttttgttttgactaaaaaagaaatacaagCTGTTAATTTGAGTACAAAGCTATAAGTAGGTGAAGATGTTTTCTCTGTTTTGACCCTCTTCAAAAacaattataataataaaaatgctCTCGTCATTTGTGTTCAATCTTTTTGAATCTAGACATATTTTTATCTGGACAAATTGTTATTGGATAACTCTTTGATCTAGGAGACTGTGTCGGTAgtttattttttgcttttaatACTTATGTaatttggtggaaaaatatgatcTTTTTGGAAAGGGCAACGCATTCAACTGGCCTGATTGCATTCAATTAAACTTCATGTTTGAACGATTGATCATGATAGCTTAGTACTTTCTAATACATCTTCATGTGCTGTAATTGTGTTGGTTACTATTTTGAATGTCATTGATtgtgtttttctcttttgggCTAAAGTTCTTGCACAGTTGCCATCCTGTTAGTGAGAAATTGTTGGAAGATTGGCATAGATTTCTGTCAGCCATGACAAGCATTTTAGCTTATAGAAATCCTCAGAAATCGTACCTGGGAAGAGAGCAAGTGGCTGAAAGTGGCAGTTATCACTATCAGGGAAATCGTCCCCTCTTTAAGAGTACTAAGCTTGATGTCTCTCATCTCCAGCGCACTGAAGTTGGCTCTTTAAATCCTCAACACAGGCCTCTGCAGATCATGAAAAATTCCAAAACTCCATGTGCTGTGGCTCTACCAGCTAAACCTTCAAGAGTTGTTGGAAAAGATAATTTGAAAGCTGCTTGTAAGAAACCAATTCTGTCTGGTAAGGCTTATGCTCGTCTTATACAATTGTCTTCAACCAATATGAAAGTCCTAGGGAAGGAAGCTAAGTCACAAAATTTTAATGCAAGTGGTGCAAGTGCAACAACATCATGCCACCCTATGCCTAGTAGTCATCCACTTGAGAAGGTCAGAAAAGAGATTTCTGAATCTGAGTATTTGCCAGGAGGCAATCGAGGCCTGCATGGTTTCTCTTCTTCTAAGTCCAGGGTTTTGACTGATAGAAGTGCTCGGTTAGAACCAAAGTCATCGACTCAGAAAAATAAGATTCTGGAGGGGGAGAGCAAACATAAAGTTCAGGAAAGGAATGCCACTTCGGGAGAAGTGCATAAGGATGTCTGTCTTGAAAATGTGGTCAAAGTTCAATACAAACTTAGTCAGGTAAACAGAGATAAAAGAGGTGGGGGATCTGAGTTTATGGAATTGAGGAAAAGTAAAGCTGCATTAAAAATGGCTAGAGCTGGATTTAGAGATTTGGAACTGAATTTGACTGCAGGTGTATCTCCTGCCTCAGGTTCTAGTAGTGTCTCTGGTAGTCAGTACAAAGTGTTGGAGGCACTGAAGCAGTTTGAAAAGTTATACTTACAACTTCGGCGAGAAGAAAACCAAGGGTTGAAGGGCCGAGCGTATGCTACTGCTCGTAATTGCATAAAGGCAGCAATGATTCTGAGGAGAGAAGGAAAGTGGATCAACACTGATCAAAATATTGGAAATGTGTCTGGTATTGAAATTGGTGCTAAATTTCAGTTTAGGGCTGAACTTGCTGTAGTTGGCCTACATCACCAACTTTTTCGTGGTATTTCATATGCTAGATTTGGCAGCAAAACTTATGCAATTAGCATTGTGAACTCGGGTCGTTATGAAAATGTCACCAAGTCTTCTGATGTATTCATCTACACAGGTGAAGGGGGGAATCCAAATGTTACAAATAAGAAGCCCAGGGACCAAAAAATGGTTATGGGGAACCTTGCTTTGAAGAACAACATGGTTGACAATTTTCCTGTGAGGGTCATTCATTGTCGTAAAACTCTTAAAGCATTTGATACCTTAGGAATTAACAATGGGAAGGGTCTCGCATATGTCTACGATGGGCTGTACACCGTCGTCGGTTGCTGGGAGGTGAGAGATCAACTTGGTAAGCTGGCAttcaagtttgaaatgaaaaggcTGGTAGAATGAACAGTTCTAAAAGGAGCAGATGCCTTTTGCAAGAACCCGAATTGTTCAGATACCTTCACATTTTGCTACTCAGGCTCATAATCGCAGTTCCAGCCTCCAGGAGTGGATAATCAGACAACATAGCAGTAGTCTTTCTCTATGTTTGTAAATGTGGGATCTATCATCTGTAGCAATTAGTATAGAATAGCCAATGCAGAAAAAGCTTTTAGTGATAGTCTTTTCCTACTTTTGATCTACTTGAAGGGATGCTGTGTAAAGGTAGATGGTCTACTTGAATTTGGTGTGCTGCCAGTGACAGGAACTATGATGTTTAGCTAAATAGCTAAGCATTTTGCTAGTATTAGCAGATGATTGCTTTTATGGTTCTTATTTGCAGGAAGTTTTACTTCTGTTACTGTGTTAGCTGTTCTGCAAGGTCCCATAACAAATTGGGTTCTTGATTATGCATATTGAAGCCTTAACAGAATAAATATGTTACATATGGACATAGGTACGTGTATAGATGCATGTATACATAGGATGAAAGTGTAAGTGACACGAGATTTAATTAGGGAGGCAAATTATTCTTTATggtgagagaaaaaaaaaatgcaagtcATATTCCAACCCTAAATCCTGTATATGGACTCTTGCTTAAAGAGAAGTGAAATTCCCCGACGCATTTTGTATAATGTATATGGATTTATTTATAGAGTAAtaaaatttaatcatttttgaacaatgaattgacgatttagcCCCTCTTTAAGGGGCTTAATAAAAGAGTTGGTGGACCAAGTTGATCCAACAATAAAAGTTAAAGAACGACAATGTCTCAAATCAAAATAGAGGAATCGAAACGGccgaacacttttttttttttttttaaaggatgATACTATTCCAATTAAAGTTGAAAGATCAACGCCCCATCGACTACTTGTTTGTGTACATTTTCCTATTAATAATCGTGAAGATGAAATGGCTGGCTAGAGGAAGATACCAAGGACTCGTGCAAATTGGAAGTTCAGTTTGGACTGGAATTTTGTTCCTAAGATCTTTCTTAGAATCAGTTTGAAGTGCACTGATCTATAATTATGTGTATGTAGACAGGAGTGACTAAGATTTAAGAAAACTAAAGTTGAGAGATTGCTCCTTATCGTGAGAGAAAAAGCCAGCACCAAGAGGCGGATCTATAATTCGGGCACTGGGGGCACGAGCCCCACTGCTCTcaaataattttactattacccatgcaaatttgaaaaattttcagttgTGCCCCTATTATGATCCATACAATTCTAAAACATTTTCAGTTGTACCCCCCAATATGTTGTTTAGAAGTAAATGTAAGGATGATTATTTGTAATTTAATGGAAATGAActattacaaaattcaaaacaatggCCTTCTGCATCAGCaaaatgaattttgtgaatttttttaaacaaaagtaaaactATAGAGGAATTGTGCTGTTTAGTTAATATAAAGTAAATgtaattttttctaataaagtggAGGGtgacttttttaaaaaaataaaacaagaaattttATGTCCTTGTACCTTACATAACTCTAGGTCTGTGGTTGCTCTAAAAGGTTTCTTACATTTTCTAAAAGATCAAAATTATTGTGTTATTATGTGATCTTATGTTATATTACTCATCAAATGaaagtttttatgttaattCAGAGCAACTACTTGGCAGGCCTAATAGTTGCTCAAAAATCAATGAAAAAGTTCCACATGAATATACAGTGCCCCCAGTAAATAAATGTAATACAATTTATGTGAATAATATTATTGTTATGTACTACTTTTAGGAAAGACAAGGATGAAaatttgatattattttttgCCCCACTAAGAATTATTTCTAGCTCCACCACTGGCCAATACAGCTACACTAATTATATCCTAAGAATATTGCATGCCCAAAAAAGTGACTTTCTCTACGCATTTTGTAGGATGTCAATCCATCCGTATGGACTACGAAGAGTAATATTCCATGATCATATTCAAGAAATTGCAGCTTAACTCGAACGACTacgaaatttttcaaaaaaaaaaataaaaatctaacaACTTGGAAATCTACTACAAAATTCTAACATTGACTAGAAAACCTGTTAACTAATACTCCACGTAAATTTGTTACTTACCgaagcaaaaaagaaacaaaagcaaaacGATATGGAGATGTAAATTGATGGAAACTTTCACAGTTTCCCATGTCCATAAGAGCACGTTGTGGTCGGATTAGCACTAGCCAAAGCAAAGCCTTTGATAATTCGTCAGCCACCTTTTGATTAATGTTTCACCAAAGAAAATAGGATAAGAATTTAAAGGAGAGATGTAACTTTCAGTTTTTgttccctcaaaaaaaaaaaaaaggtttcagAATTTCTAATTAAATTTCTCAGGATACGCATAAGTACTTTTGGAATAAAGATGACAATTTATTACCTTTTtttaatgaaataaaaaataagaatgtGTTTGATTTAAACAGCTTTACCGTGGTAATGTGGTCGTTGATAGTAAACAATACGCTATTTCTCATGCACATCATCACTTTACATTTAGATAACACTTCAAAATTTTGTGgtttttagaagaaaataatgATAGTAAACAACTTCAGACACTTAATTTGTTGTCCAAATGCTCAAAAAGAATGTTCACGTTTAGCAAAGGAAAATGATTAATCAGCTATTAAAAAATTTCTGTACTTCTGTATATAATTGTATACTgattaatgtaaattattgtgAGATCATTAGGCAACTTCCCTCGCCTATTTTAGGCTTCAATTAAATTTAAAGATTAGTAGCATTTTGAgccaaaggaagaaaaaagaagggttAAAGCCAAACCCACCCACCCCCTACCCACCTAATTTTAGGTCTTGCtatcctttttccttcttccttgTCACCAAAATTCGTTCATTATATTCCCGTTCGACCTGcctctttcttcttgttttcccAATTGGAACGCTCAGCCCCCATTAGTTGTTTTTAATTAAGGGAAAGGAAATGGTCTGgggaaaatttcacaaacttctGTTGAGGTTTTTAATAATTTCAGAGAACTCtcctcaaattttaaaaattatgaaGGTGTTCATGTAACGCTATAGAGGAAAGAGGGAACatgtaagagagagagagagagagagaggtgttGGTTGAGAATAAGAGAGGAGGAGAGCGGGAGGGAGAGGTGTAAGATATGGAATCGTTAGTTGTCGGTACGAAGGGGTagggttattttaatttttttcttttttctttttattagttGTATATATATCTCATAGCAATATAGTGTAAATTACATATTAAATGAAGGCCAATATAATCATTTTCCTATGCTAAGGAAGATAGGTTTAATTTTAATAATCTAAGAGAAGCTAAGTAAAATTGTTAGACATCTTAGATAGGTTTCTGGGATTATCCCAATTGTCTTTGATGCAGTTGTCATTGTACGGTGGCAAAACTTGTGCTATGCCTATATCATTAACCCTACTTGTTTTCTAGACACATGCTCATGAGAAAGACTCATCTTATCTTATTGCATGCAAAACTTAGTCCAgcattttggttttgtttgtaGTCAGACCATCCCTGGTTTCTCTTGACAACCCTTTTCTTTGAGCTTTgtaattttaacttttttttcatGAGAACCCTTTTCCTTTTACTctgtaaat encodes:
- the LOC113741172 gene encoding uncharacterized protein, whose protein sequence is MTSILAYRNPQKSYLGREQVAESGSYHYQGNRPLFKSTKLDVSHLQRTEVGSLNPQHRPLQIMKNSKTPCAVALPAKPSRVVGKDNLKAACKKPILSGKAYARLIQLSSTNMKVLGKEAKSQNFNASGASATTSCHPMPSSHPLEKVRKEISESEYLPGGNRGLHGFSSSKSRVLTDRSARLEPKSSTQKNKILEGESKHKVQERNATSGEVHKDVCLENVVKVQYKLSQVNRDKRGGGSEFMELRKSKAALKMARAGFRDLELNLTAGVSPASGSSSVSGSQYKVLEALKQFEKLYLQLRREENQGLKGRAYATARNCIKAAMILRREGKWINTDQNIGNVSGIEIGAKFQFRAELAVVGLHHQLFRGISYARFGSKTYAISIVNSGRYENVTKSSDVFIYTGEGGNPNVTNKKPRDQKMVMGNLALKNNMVDNFPVRVIHCRKTLKAFDTLGINNGKGLAYVYDGLYTVVGCWEVRDQLGKLAFKFEMKRLVE